The Treponema sp. OMZ 790 genome includes the window CCATCGGTGGGATATTATATCAGATTATAGAGGGGTTTGAAAAGGGGAGCCTCACTCCTCCGCAACCGAAACCGTGACGCCCTCATGTTTAAACTTATCTAAAATTATTTTGCCGCCGAGGAGAAAGGCGGAAGGGGCGGAGACATTGTAAACTCCGACTGTCTTTTTTACAAAGTCTGACTTTTCAAAATTATCTTCGATTTTTTCTATTTGGCTTTCAGAAAAAAAGACCGGGCTTATGTTTAGTTCTTTTGCAAAATCAAGCAAGCCTTTTTCGTTTTGTTTTAATTCTATCGAGGCTATGGCCTTAACTGCCCTTAAATCCTTGTTTATTGAATCAAGAGTCCGCCTTACCGTCTCGGCAAGGGTTTCTTTATTCACTCCTTTTTTTAAGCCTATCCCAAGGTTTAAATTTTTCGGCACCAAGTGTACCATTGGCAAAGAATCGCTTAAAGCAGATACCGTTTCTCTTTTTTTATTTGAAACGATGATAAGGCCTTCAAGGCTTTTTTCTTCTTTTAAGGCTTTTAGATTTGAGTTAAAATCTTCCTCTTGCAAAATAAAAAGATTGGGGTAATTTATAGGAGGTGCCTTATCTTCGGAATAAAAACCGATATTTTTTCCGTCTACCATGAGGGCTGTGATTATTTTTGCATCTTCCATGGACAAGATGGCGTAGTTATTTTTTTGAGCAAACAAGTCTACGGCTTCTATGTTGCGGCCGTCGGAAGCTGTTGTAATCACACTCACAGCCCCTATCGTACTTGCAATTTTTTCGGTAAGCGCATTGGCTCCGCCCAAATGCCCCGACAACAATGAAATTACAAAGCGTCCCATATCATCGATTACAAGCACGGCAGGGTCTTGGCTTTTATCCTGAATATAATCCCTTATCATTCGGACGGCAATACCGGTAGAAGAAATAAAAATAAGGGCATCCCTGTTTTTAAAATCATCGGGAATAAGGGACCAGATTCCGCCGGCTGTTTTTGCATTATAAAAATGCTCGATTTCGGAATTCAAGCGGGATAATTTTTCTCCCAAGAGCTTTCCTTTTTCGGTAAACGAATAGACCGCTATTTTTTTCATTCTTCTGCTTTTCTGAATTCGTGAGAAAATTTGGGATTGTAAAGCCGGGACCTTTCATAAGACCCGGCAATAAAATTCCCCACCAAGATTTGAGCCGTTTTGTTTACTCCGACCTTCTTCACTTTTTGAGCGATATCGCCGAGGGTTCCGGTTATTATTTCTTGATCTTCCCAAGTGGCCTTGTAAATTACCGCAGCCGGGGTAGCCTCATCCTTATAGCCCTTGAGAAGTTCCGCAACTACATTTTCTATATTTTGCACCGATAAAAAAATCGCCATCGAAGCCTTGTGGGCAGCAAGGTCTGCCAGCTTTTCATCTTGAGGAACAGGGGTGCGGCCTTCCATGCGGGTAAGGATAATTGTCTGGCTTACATCGGGAAGGGTAAACTCTTTTTTGATTGCCGCCGCCGCTGCCGTACAAGAACTCACGCCCGGAATAACCTCATAATCTATTCCGAGCTTATCAAGTTCATCCATCTGCTCCCTGACGGCCCCGTAAATTGAGGGGTCTCCGGTGTGAAGCCTCACAATTTGAGCATTGCGGTTTTCTTCCATAACTTTGATAACTTCTTCAAGGGTCATTGAAGCCGAGTTATAGGTTTTGCAATTATGCTTTGCAAACATCAAATGAGCTTTTGAAACCAAAGAGCCTGCATAAATGATAACATCGGCCGTTTCAATCAGCCTGCGTCCTTTTATCGTAATTAAATCCGGATCCCCCGGACCCGCTCCTACAAAATAAACCATAAGTATTCCTTATAAAATAAACCTTCCTTTTATTGTTTTTAATCGAGAGTATTCTACTATTCTTTAAAGGTTTGTGTCAAGGCAAAATATATTATGGCATCTCTAAAAAGCTGAAGTTTTTAGAGGTTTCCATTAGAAGTTTACTGTATTGTCGGCAATTTCTTTGAGACGCTTATCATGTGAGGTAAAAATAACCGTTTTGGTTTTTAAAATTTTTATAAGTTCTTCTAGTGATTCGCTGTCCAAATTATTTGTAGGCTCATCTAAAATTAAAATACCTTTTGAGTTTAACAAGCTCCGTACAATATCCGTTTTTTTTATTTCTCCGCCTGAAAAATTAGTGTCATCTTTTTCGGCAAAAGTCCTTTCCGCAGGTTTTTCAAGTGAAAATGTTTTAAGCATTTTATTTATTTCGTTTTCAGGGATTTCATTACCCAATGTGATGTTTTCTTTTATACCTGTATTAAATAAAAGTGAGGTCTGCGGAACATAACCCAGGGCTTCTTTTACCGGATTTGAAAATATGATTTCTCCTGCCTGAGGTTTAAGTTCACCTGCAAGGATTTTTAAGAAAATACTTTTACCTGTTCCGTTTACTCCCTCAATTAAAAGTTTATTATCTTTTTTTATTTTAATATCAGGGAATGAAAATTTTCTGCCGTTGATTGTGTAAACAAGATTTTTAGTTTCAAGATTTTCATAACCTGTTTTAGGCATATTTGAATTATCAAAATTTAAAAAGAAATTTACACGCCCCTTTATAATCTTCATAAACGGAATTATCTGTACCCATTCAATAAGTAATTCTATTATTTGTCCGATAGGGTAAATTAAAAAAAGTGAAGCAGCCAGATTTTCAATGGTGACGGATTTAAACAAAAAAGAAAAACTTATAACAATTAACACTTGTATTGAATATTTACAAAGTCCTAAAATTGCTTTTGAAAGCGAGAGATTTATAATATTTTTTTCGGCATGTTTATTTATATAAGAGCTGTAATTCTTATTATATAATTCTAAAATATTTTCTTTAAGTGAAAATAAAATAAGGGGAATTTTATTGTTTACAATATTTTCTTCAAATGCAATACGGTCATTATTGTAAGCTGCAGAATGGGAGTAGTAAATTCCTTCCAAATGTGAATATAATTTATTAAATAAAATAGGGATTGCCGATACGCAAAACACTGTGAGTAAAAAAATTATATTGGTGCTTTGAATAAAAAGTATGGCAATTAATACGGTTACGACAATCGGTGTAACAATGAGAGTACGCAGTTTTAGCCTATATTCGATTAAATCCGATTCAAAAAGCTGTAAAATGCTTCCGCTTCCCGAATTATGTACCTGGCTTATGTCTTTTTGCAAAATCGATTTTAAATTAACACCATCGTGTAAAACGGACTTTTTTAAAAACACCTTTGCACTTAAAAAAGCTGCAAATGGGGAAATAAGAGAAAGCAATAAAATTATAAGCAGGGCTTGTAAAATAATGCCGTCGGCAGAAGTTTTATTATAAATATGAGATACGATAATTCCAACCTGTGCCGAAAAATAAACAGGTAAAAAAAGTGAAATAATTTGTGAGGCGCTTTCCAATAAAAAACTAGACCAAAATATTTTTACCGTTTTTAAATTCATTTATTTTCTCCTATATTTAATATTTTTGAAAAACAGAATTCAATATCTTTATCGTGTGAAATAACCATAAGGGTATTTTTATATTCCGTTAAATCTTTTTTTAATGCCGAAATTCCTTGCGCGTCCAAATCATTTGTAGGCTCATCCAGTATAACCATCTTGTTTAACATAAATGCCAAAGGAAGTAAAAGCTTTTTCTTTTCACCGCCTGAAAGGTCTTTAATTTTTGTGTGCTTATGTTTTTCAAATTCAAAATCGTAGACTTTAAATTTTTCTTTAAGAGCCTTAATATCGATATTATTTTTTTCGGCAACAGTATTTATAAAGTCTTCAGCCGTTAAAGAGAGTACAGGAAAGTCTTGAGGAAGGTAAATGCAGTTTTTTATAAAACAATTTTCGGAGACCTCTGCGCTGTTTTTAATTCCGGATTCTGTTTCAATTTCTATTATGCCTTCATATTCGATTCCGCAAAAAAGACATTTTATTAAAGATGTTTTACCGATTCCGTTTTCACCCTTGATTAAAACCTTATCATTTTTATTTATACAAAAAGAAACAGGTTTAAGTTTTTCTTTTAAATAAGAAGGAAGAACATCTTTATATTCTATTTTTGTAAATTCTGCATTTGATGATTTTATGTCTGTGTTTTTATTTACAAGATTTTGAAAACGTTTTAAGCTTACGGTAAAACTATTTTTTGCTCCTATGATTGAAAACATCATTACTGTCCGTGAAAAAAAGACGGGTAAAATTGCGGCCGTGCTTATTGCTTCTTGTACCGTTATGATTTCTTTTGTTTTAAAATATGCAATTAAAAGATAGCTTAAAAGCGTAATAATTACTTCCGAAAAGCTGTGTAAAAAATCTTCAAGTTTTGCAAAGAGTTCAGCCTTGTTTCCGAGTTTACAAAATTCGTCCGTTATTTTATAAAAGCGTTTAAAAAACCAAGAATGTACCCGGTATAAATTTATCATTGCATTAAGATTAAAGGCTTCGATAAAATAATTGCTTAATCTTTTTTCAACCTCTCTCGTATCCCAATAAGTTTGCATAAAATATTTACGCAGTACTAAATCAGGAACGATACATAAAAAAGAAATTACCAAAATACAAAAAGCCAAATAAAGATTGGAACTAAAAAGAAAAAATAAAACGGCCCCATATAATATAAGATTGGAAATAAAAATCGGCTTTTCTGTTCCGTAAAACGAAGCAATTATTCTGCTGTCTTTGTTTAAAACGGAATTTACATTTTCGTAAGTATTTTTATTGTTTAAAAATAAGCATGAATCAAGCACCTCATTGCGTAAGTCTTGCATTTTTTCTAAGGTTACCAGCATACGCAGTTTGCGTGCATAAAAGCTGCAAAGGAAGAAAAAAAACGCTGCAGCTAAAAACAAATAAATATAAGGAAGCGGTTTATGCAGCGAGGTAAGCAAAGCTGCAATTATTCTTAGTAAGGCATATTCTAAAATAACAGCAAGAGAGGTAAATATAAAATTAGCCGGAGAATGAAGTGCAGGGCTTTTCATTTTTGTAGAGTTATACATAAATTAATGCTTTGTCAACCCCATAGCCGATCTTCCCAAAAATAAAAATAGAACCAAAGCTGAAATGCTGTAAATGGAATTCCCCGTAAAAAGCATTTTCCAGCCCGTATTAAAAGGTATTAAAAAGACCGGTGCTATCCCGACTCCTATATATGAAATTAAACCTACAATCGAAAAGCCGATACTTCTCTCTTCTTCATTTTCAAAACTACCGATAGCGACATAAAACATCTTGAAGAGACTGCCGTAACCTAAACCGTATATAAAAGCAAAAAAATATAGCAAAAAGGTTCCGCCTAAAAGCACAAGAGAAATTTGACCTGCTATAATAAAAAACAATGCAAAAAGCACCATATTAAACTTGTAGTTTATTTGTTTAAAAAACTGAACCAAAATATATCCTGACCAAAAAAAGAGATAGTATATTCCGATTGATAAATTTACCGATTTAAAATATATAGGCAAATAAGATATTATTGAGCCGTATGATATTGATGAAAATAATAGAACAATAAACGAAATTTGAAATATTTTATTCGACAAAACCTTTTTCAAATTATAAAGCATTTTAGAAGCCGAATCTTCACCGCCGTTTACTTTTTGCCGATTTAAGGATAACGAAATTATTGTCATTATAGCGGCAAATACGGACCAAGATACAAAAAGAAAATAAGGATTAGTATTATAAACATTTTCACCTATGATGGGTGAAAACACGGAAGCTACGGCGACGATAGCATTATATATGCCCAAATTAGAAGTACGCTTATTTTCATTTTCGCTGAGCAATACTAAAATTGCGGGAGGAACTAAACCGATAGATATGCCGAATAAAACTGTTCCGATAAACATCCAAGTCATGCTGCCGCTTTCAATTACCAAAATAAGACAGCCTGCAGTGAACAGTATACCTCCCAATATAATTTCAGTCCTCGCCTTTAAAAAATTCCCGATTGAAAAAACACGCGTAAACAGGAGAGAGCTTATAAATGTCATCATAATAATATTTATATCCCCTGTTTTTTTGTTGATATTAAATACTATTAAAGATAACAAAGCCGTCAACATCGAAAAAATAAAATTTATAAAAAACGAAACAGTGAATAATTTTTTCTCGTTCATAAAAAAGATCATCCTTATTTGAGTATAGTAAATATAAGCCGTTCTGTCAATCAATTTATATCAGGGGGGAAGAGTACTTAAGTTCATTGATTTTGAAGGAGATTTTAGAATTTGCTTATATCGGAACATCAGGATAGACGGCACCAATCCTGTCACCAATGGCACCAATCCTGTCACCAATGGCACCAATCCTGTCACCAATGGCACCAATCATGAACCTAACGAAATTTTATACGAAAAAGTATTAGATTCGTTAAAAACAAACCCAAAAATTACTCAACAAGAAATAAGTAAACTGGTCAATACCTCGCTTCGTACCGTTAAGCGTATTTTAGCCCGTTTGCAAGAAGAAAATATTGTAAAACGAGAAGGGTCATCAAGATCGGGCTCTTGGCTTGTGATTGAATAAACGAGATAAATAGTTTCAGACACCTATTTTTAAAAATTTACATGCGGTTTAAAAATGCTTGACATAATTTTTATCACCGCTTATAATCTTTTTATAAATTTAACTACAGCAATTTTTATCTGTAAACTTATGAATGAAATTATAAAGAATTTAAAAAAACATTCACCCCGGTCAGTTTTGGAATTTGGATTCGGAAGCGGATATTTAACGAGGCTTATCCGAAAAGCCTATCCAAATACTTTTAATACTTTTTTTACAGGTATAGATAAAAATCCGAATTTTATTAAAGATAACATCATCACTTTGTTTGACGAATATTTTTGTGAAGATATTTTATCCTTAAATATTAAACATAAATTCGATTTGATTGTTCTAGGCAATCCTAGAATTCCATTTTGGTGGATTTATAATTGTTATACTATCAAATCTTATACGGAAATTATAAAAAGATTAGTATCATTACTGGAAGAAAATGGCAGTTTGTTTTTTATAGTTAAAACCTATAAAAACTGCACTCAAAAATCAGAAATACTTTTTAAAGAATATCAAGATTTTTTGTTAATCGATGCTTCCGAAAAAGAATATCCGCCAAATTTAAATGAATTCATAAACACCGATATTATTAACTTAACAAAAAAACTGTTGATCGAATTGGGAATTATTGATGTAGATGTAATTTCAATTAAAGATACCGAAAAATGTATTTACCCTGAAGAACCGTGTAAAAATGCTAAAATAAAAATAACACGCGAAAATTTAAAAAAAGCAGCTAATTTGGATTGTCAAATTAGTCGATTCGGTTTATCCTATGGGTATTACGATATTTTAACTGCCAAAAATTCATAAAGCTTAAAAACCCCTTACATAAATATTAAAAATCATGTATAATAAATTATTATGGGAAAAACATTTGTTTTTGTAAACCAAAAAGGCGGGGTCGGGAAGACGACTTCCGTTATTAATTTGGGTGCTTACATCGCACTGACAGGCAAAAAAACTCTTTTAATAGACTTTGATCCTCAGGGGAATATGTCTTCAGGTGTCGGTATTCAAAAAAAGCGGCCGACCGTTTATGATGCCCTTGCCCAAAAGACCTCAATAAAAAACACCATCTACCCTACTACTGTAAAAAACTTGTCGGCAATCCCGGCTTCAATAGACCTTTCGGGAGCAACGGTAGAGCTTGTAGAAGAAGCAGACAGAGAATTCTATCTTAAAAACATTATCGAAAGCGTAAAAAGCGAATACGATTATATCCTAATCGACTGTCCTCCGTCTTTGGGCATTTTAACCCTAAACGGACTTACGGCAGCCGACCAAGTGTATATACCGCTCCAATGCGAATACTTTGCCCTTGAAGGATTAACCCTCCTTTTACAAACCGTTCAAAGGGTACAGCAAAACCTTAATCCTTCCCTTGAAATAGGCGGAATATTTTTTACAATGTTCGATTCAAGAACGAATCTTGCCCAAGAAGTTGTACAACAGGTATCTTCATATTTTAAAGATAAGGTTTTTTCGACCATTGTTCCGCGGAATGTAAGACTATCCGAAGCGCCATCGCATGGGGTGCCTATTTGCAATTATGATGCGAAATGCACCGGAGCACGAAGTTACGAAAAACTTGCACATGAGGTACTGAACCGTGGCTAAAAAATCGGCATTAGGACGGGGGCTCGATGCCCTCTTGGAAGAGCAACCTTCAAATCATTCGGTACAGAAAACCCTAAATATTTCCGAAGGCTCGATTATCAATATTGACCCGAAATTACTCCAACCCAATCCGTATCAGCCTCGAAAAACTTTTGATGAAGAAAAAATAAACGAACTTGCAGAATCAATAAAAGAACACGGAATAATTCAGCCGATTGTAGCCGAAAAACATGAGGACAAGGGTTATTTTATAGTAGCAGGCGAAAGGCGCACAAGAGCCGCCGTCACTTTAGGCTTGGAAACCGTTCCTGTAATCCTGCGCAGCTTTGAAGAAAAAAAGAAGCTGGAAGTAGCTTTAATAGAAAACATTCAGAGAGAGGACCTAAACGCAGTAGATGAAGCCCTTGCCTACCAAGAGATCATGGAGCTCACCCGCATAAACCAAGAGGAGCTTGCAAAAAGGGTCGGGAAAAGCCGATCGGCAATTACAAACAGTTTAAGAATATTAAAACTGCCCGAGGAAATGAAAGACGCTTTGCGGGTAAATAAAATCTCGGCAGGTCATGCACGCTCTCTCTTATCCATAGTAAATCCTGCCGATCAAAAAATTCTTTTTACAAGAATTTTAGAATCGGAACTATCGGTGCGCGAAGCCGAATCTATGGCAGCCGATCTTAATTCGGGAATCGGACGCATAACAAAAAAACAAAAAAAAGAACAAACTTCTCTTTCTTCCGATGATTTTGAGTTAAGAGATATTGAGCAGCAATTTATAAATTCCTTGGGAACAAAGGTACAAATAAAAGGAAACTTAAAAAAAGGTGTCGTCGAAATATCATACTTTTCAAAAGATGATTTGGATATGTTGTATCAAAAATTAAACTCATAGGGGGAAAATGATATGGCAAAAAAAGCAAGTGAAACAAAAAAAACAGGGACTGCAAAAAAGGTTAAAACACCGGTAAAAGACCCTGTAAAAAAATCGGCTAAAACTAATGCAAAAAAAACGGCAAAGTCTCCGGCTAAAAAAACTATTTCAACCTACAAACAATCCGCAGCCGAAAAAAAACTTGTAACCGAACTAATGGAGCTTACGAAGCAGATGGATGCTGAAGGCCTCTTGTTTTTAATAGAACAGGCCCGCGTTCACTTATACAATATGCAGGTAGAAGCTCTTGAAGAAGACTTGCAGGCAATAGAAGAAAAAAGAGCAAAGACCGTCAGCGTCAAAAAAGCACAGCCTAAAAAAGATTTTAGAATTGAAAGAGCAAGTGACGGTTCCGTTTATCACATAATAAGCGGCGGAAAATGGAAGCTGATCAATGCTGATGAACTTTTCAGCATTTTGAAAA containing:
- the cbiG gene encoding cobalt-precorrin 5A hydrolase, producing MKKIAVYSFTEKGKLLGEKLSRLNSEIEHFYNAKTAGGIWSLIPDDFKNRDALIFISSTGIAVRMIRDYIQDKSQDPAVLVIDDMGRFVISLLSGHLGGANALTEKIASTIGAVSVITTASDGRNIEAVDLFAQKNNYAILSMEDAKIITALMVDGKNIGFYSEDKAPPINYPNLFILQEEDFNSNLKALKEEKSLEGLIIVSNKKRETVSALSDSLPMVHLVPKNLNLGIGLKKGVNKETLAETVRRTLDSINKDLRAVKAIASIELKQNEKGLLDFAKELNISPVFFSESQIEKIEDNFEKSDFVKKTVGVYNVSAPSAFLLGGKIILDKFKHEGVTVSVAEE
- the cobM gene encoding precorrin-4 C(11)-methyltransferase — protein: MVYFVGAGPGDPDLITIKGRRLIETADVIIYAGSLVSKAHLMFAKHNCKTYNSASMTLEEVIKVMEENRNAQIVRLHTGDPSIYGAVREQMDELDKLGIDYEVIPGVSSCTAAAAAIKKEFTLPDVSQTIILTRMEGRTPVPQDEKLADLAAHKASMAIFLSVQNIENVVAELLKGYKDEATPAAVIYKATWEDQEIITGTLGDIAQKVKKVGVNKTAQILVGNFIAGSYERSRLYNPKFSHEFRKAEE
- a CDS encoding ATP-binding cassette domain-containing protein — protein: MNLKTVKIFWSSFLLESASQIISLFLPVYFSAQVGIIVSHIYNKTSADGIILQALLIILLLSLISPFAAFLSAKVFLKKSVLHDGVNLKSILQKDISQVHNSGSGSILQLFESDLIEYRLKLRTLIVTPIVVTVLIAILFIQSTNIIFLLTVFCVSAIPILFNKLYSHLEGIYYSHSAAYNNDRIAFEENIVNNKIPLILFSLKENILELYNKNYSSYINKHAEKNIINLSLSKAILGLCKYSIQVLIVISFSFLFKSVTIENLAASLFLIYPIGQIIELLIEWVQIIPFMKIIKGRVNFFLNFDNSNMPKTGYENLETKNLVYTINGRKFSFPDIKIKKDNKLLIEGVNGTGKSIFLKILAGELKPQAGEIIFSNPVKEALGYVPQTSLLFNTGIKENITLGNEIPENEINKMLKTFSLEKPAERTFAEKDDTNFSGGEIKKTDIVRSLLNSKGILILDEPTNNLDSESLEELIKILKTKTVIFTSHDKRLKEIADNTVNF
- a CDS encoding ABC transporter ATP-binding protein — its product is MYNSTKMKSPALHSPANFIFTSLAVILEYALLRIIAALLTSLHKPLPYIYLFLAAAFFFFLCSFYARKLRMLVTLEKMQDLRNEVLDSCLFLNNKNTYENVNSVLNKDSRIIASFYGTEKPIFISNLILYGAVLFFLFSSNLYLAFCILVISFLCIVPDLVLRKYFMQTYWDTREVEKRLSNYFIEAFNLNAMINLYRVHSWFFKRFYKITDEFCKLGNKAELFAKLEDFLHSFSEVIITLLSYLLIAYFKTKEIITVQEAISTAAILPVFFSRTVMMFSIIGAKNSFTVSLKRFQNLVNKNTDIKSSNAEFTKIEYKDVLPSYLKEKLKPVSFCINKNDKVLIKGENGIGKTSLIKCLFCGIEYEGIIEIETESGIKNSAEVSENCFIKNCIYLPQDFPVLSLTAEDFINTVAEKNNIDIKALKEKFKVYDFEFEKHKHTKIKDLSGGEKKKLLLPLAFMLNKMVILDEPTNDLDAQGISALKKDLTEYKNTLMVISHDKDIEFCFSKILNIGENK
- a CDS encoding MFS transporter, whose product is MNEKKLFTVSFFINFIFSMLTALLSLIVFNINKKTGDINIIMMTFISSLLFTRVFSIGNFLKARTEIILGGILFTAGCLILVIESGSMTWMFIGTVLFGISIGLVPPAILVLLSENENKRTSNLGIYNAIVAVASVFSPIIGENVYNTNPYFLFVSWSVFAAIMTIISLSLNRQKVNGGEDSASKMLYNLKKVLSNKIFQISFIVLLFSSISYGSIISYLPIYFKSVNLSIGIYYLFFWSGYILVQFFKQINYKFNMVLFALFFIIAGQISLVLLGGTFLLYFFAFIYGLGYGSLFKMFYVAIGSFENEEERSIGFSIVGLISYIGVGIAPVFLIPFNTGWKMLFTGNSIYSISALVLFLFLGRSAMGLTKH
- a CDS encoding winged helix-turn-helix transcriptional regulator, encoding MLYEKVLDSLKTNPKITQQEISKLVNTSLRTVKRILARLQEENIVKREGSSRSGSWLVIE
- a CDS encoding methyltransferase translates to MLDIIFITAYNLFINLTTAIFICKLMNEIIKNLKKHSPRSVLEFGFGSGYLTRLIRKAYPNTFNTFFTGIDKNPNFIKDNIITLFDEYFCEDILSLNIKHKFDLIVLGNPRIPFWWIYNCYTIKSYTEIIKRLVSLLEENGSLFFIVKTYKNCTQKSEILFKEYQDFLLIDASEKEYPPNLNEFINTDIINLTKKLLIELGIIDVDVISIKDTEKCIYPEEPCKNAKIKITRENLKKAANLDCQISRFGLSYGYYDILTAKNS
- a CDS encoding ParA family protein, whose protein sequence is MGKTFVFVNQKGGVGKTTSVINLGAYIALTGKKTLLIDFDPQGNMSSGVGIQKKRPTVYDALAQKTSIKNTIYPTTVKNLSAIPASIDLSGATVELVEEADREFYLKNIIESVKSEYDYILIDCPPSLGILTLNGLTAADQVYIPLQCEYFALEGLTLLLQTVQRVQQNLNPSLEIGGIFFTMFDSRTNLAQEVVQQVSSYFKDKVFSTIVPRNVRLSEAPSHGVPICNYDAKCTGARSYEKLAHEVLNRG
- a CDS encoding ParB/RepB/Spo0J family partition protein; amino-acid sequence: MAKKSALGRGLDALLEEQPSNHSVQKTLNISEGSIINIDPKLLQPNPYQPRKTFDEEKINELAESIKEHGIIQPIVAEKHEDKGYFIVAGERRTRAAVTLGLETVPVILRSFEEKKKLEVALIENIQREDLNAVDEALAYQEIMELTRINQEELAKRVGKSRSAITNSLRILKLPEEMKDALRVNKISAGHARSLLSIVNPADQKILFTRILESELSVREAESMAADLNSGIGRITKKQKKEQTSLSSDDFELRDIEQQFINSLGTKVQIKGNLKKGVVEISYFSKDDLDMLYQKLNS